One window of Nocardia nova SH22a genomic DNA carries:
- a CDS encoding limonene-1,2-epoxide hydrolase family protein, with protein MGELPELQQNAVTTVREFFTAMEIGAVNEALDLLDPDIVWKNTSLPDIRGIQRVGMVLRGLSRDAFGFRADMHHIAAETDGAPAVEGETVLTQRTDYLRMGPLEVAFWVCGTFELVDGRITLWHDHFSWENLLRGTAAGVWNMIRRR; from the coding sequence ATGGGCGAACTACCGGAGCTACAACAGAACGCCGTGACCACGGTGCGCGAATTCTTCACCGCGATGGAAATCGGCGCGGTCAACGAGGCATTGGATCTCCTGGATCCCGACATCGTCTGGAAGAACACCTCACTGCCGGATATCCGCGGTATCCAGCGCGTCGGCATGGTCCTGCGGGGCCTCAGCCGTGACGCGTTCGGTTTCCGCGCGGACATGCATCACATCGCCGCGGAAACCGATGGCGCGCCGGCCGTCGAGGGCGAGACGGTTCTCACCCAGCGCACCGATTATCTGCGCATGGGCCCGCTGGAGGTCGCCTTCTGGGTGTGCGGCACCTTCGAACTGGTCGACGGCCGCATCACCCTCTGGCACGACCACTTCAGCTGGGAGAACCTCCTGCGCGGTACGGCGGCGGGAGTCTGGAACATGATCCGCCGCCGATAA
- a CDS encoding acyl-ACP desaturase: protein MQTLLTDRELLESLAGAVEDNLRRHDEKVRDWQPHDYVPFDDGRNFAFLGGVDWDPQQVELGEIAALSLTVSVLIADNLPSYHRELGKRLRSGPWWRWVGRWTAEENRHEILIRNYLMVTRAVDPVELERARMTHMTTGFRRPALHLLDVLAQCAFEESASVVRHCNIAALRENSTVTAIAERIAIDDELQAEFFGNLVAAALDLVPDQTMRAIADRIAEFQVPELTLPDGRNSTEVLAEAGIYDPARTGDLVFAPLLQRWNIFSRNDFGSAGNAARAEIEHLRR, encoded by the coding sequence GTGCAAACTCTGTTGACCGACCGTGAGCTGCTGGAATCGCTGGCCGGAGCCGTCGAGGACAACCTCCGGCGACATGACGAGAAAGTGCGGGATTGGCAGCCGCACGACTACGTCCCGTTCGACGACGGACGCAACTTCGCCTTCCTCGGCGGTGTCGACTGGGATCCGCAACAGGTCGAGCTGGGCGAGATTGCCGCCCTTTCACTCACGGTGAGCGTGCTGATCGCCGACAATTTGCCGTCGTACCATCGGGAGCTCGGCAAACGGCTGCGCAGCGGTCCGTGGTGGCGCTGGGTGGGCCGCTGGACGGCCGAGGAGAACCGGCACGAAATCCTCATCCGCAACTACCTGATGGTGACTCGCGCGGTGGATCCGGTGGAGCTCGAGCGCGCGCGGATGACACATATGACCACCGGCTTCCGGCGCCCGGCCCTGCATCTGCTCGATGTGCTGGCGCAGTGCGCGTTCGAGGAGTCCGCCTCGGTGGTGCGGCACTGCAATATCGCGGCGCTGCGGGAGAATTCGACGGTGACGGCGATCGCCGAGCGGATCGCGATCGACGACGAGTTGCAGGCGGAGTTCTTCGGCAATCTGGTCGCCGCCGCCCTGGATCTGGTGCCCGATCAGACCATGCGGGCGATCGCCGACCGGATCGCGGAGTTCCAGGTTCCGGAGCTGACCCTGCCCGATGGGCGCAACAGCACCGAGGTACTGGCCGAGGCCGGGATCTACGACCCCGCCCGAACCGGCGACCTGGTCTTCGCGCCGCTGTTGCAGCGTTGGAACATCTTCTCGCGCAACGATTTCGGTAGTGCCGGAAATGCGGCGCGCGCCGAGATCGAACATCTGCGGCGCTGA
- a CDS encoding LGFP repeat-containing protein, with product MHHFARRSAAAAMALAGAALLFTAACSSDDNDNNSSATTTAGMAETTGAMASGTTTPGEMPSGTAAATETKITTQNGQEIAVAGNILAKYNEMGGAQSPLGEPTGAAVEGPNGGSCQEFTGGAICWSEQTQAHVVWGDIRTAWEGEGGVNGHLGYPTSDEKDNPNGKESDFTGGTITWNSSDRQTQVTPK from the coding sequence ATGCACCACTTCGCTCGACGTTCCGCCGCCGCCGCAATGGCACTCGCCGGTGCGGCACTCCTGTTCACCGCCGCCTGCAGCAGCGACGACAACGACAACAACAGTTCGGCCACCACGACGGCCGGTATGGCCGAGACCACCGGCGCGATGGCCTCGGGCACCACGACTCCCGGCGAGATGCCGAGCGGCACCGCCGCGGCAACCGAGACCAAGATCACCACCCAGAACGGCCAGGAGATCGCCGTCGCCGGCAACATCCTCGCCAAGTACAACGAGATGGGCGGCGCGCAGAGCCCGCTCGGGGAGCCCACCGGCGCGGCCGTAGAAGGGCCCAACGGCGGCTCGTGTCAGGAATTCACCGGCGGCGCCATCTGCTGGAGCGAACAGACCCAAGCCCACGTGGTGTGGGGCGATATCCGCACGGCCTGGGAGGGCGAGGGCGGCGTGAACGGCCATCTCGGCTATCCCACCAGCGATGAGAAGGACAATCCGAACGGTAAGGAGAGCGACTTCACCGGCGGCACCATCACCTGGAACTCCTCGGACCGGCAGACGCAGGTGACGCCCAAGTAG
- a CDS encoding PhoH family protein — MTDARSVIAPSNTRSEQSGGSGKGAGTSPRKSFVIDTSVLLSDPWAMTRFGEHHVVLPLVVISELEAKRHHHELGWFAREALRNLDDLRLRHGRLDQQVPIGTDGGTLQVELNHTDPNVLPVGFRTDTNDSRILACALNLAAEGQRVVLVSKDIPLRVKAGAVGLPAEEYHAQDVVISGWTGMAELEVAADVVDRLYADSIVDLDEARDLPCHTGIRLLGTNGSALARVTADKRVQLVRGDREAFGLHGRSAEQRIALDLLLDESVGIVSLGGKAGTGKSALALTAGLEAVLERRSQRKVVVFRPLYAVGGQELGYLPGSESEKMGPWAQAVFDTLDGLASHEVMEEVLSRGMLEVLPLTHIRGRSLHDSFVIVDEAQSLERNVLLTVLSRLGSGSRVVLTHDVAQRDNLRVGRHDGVAAVIEKLKGHPLFAHVTLTRSERSPIAALVTEMLEEYGPNS; from the coding sequence GTGACTGATGCACGCTCCGTCATCGCTCCCTCGAATACCCGCTCCGAACAGAGCGGAGGCTCCGGAAAGGGAGCCGGCACCTCGCCCCGCAAATCCTTCGTGATCGATACCTCCGTGTTGTTGTCCGATCCCTGGGCCATGACGCGTTTCGGTGAGCACCACGTGGTGTTACCGCTGGTCGTGATCAGCGAATTGGAGGCCAAACGGCATCATCACGAACTCGGCTGGTTCGCCCGCGAAGCGCTGCGCAACCTCGACGATCTACGTCTGCGGCACGGACGTCTGGATCAGCAGGTTCCGATCGGCACCGACGGCGGCACGCTGCAGGTGGAGTTGAATCACACCGACCCGAACGTGCTGCCGGTCGGCTTCCGTACCGATACCAACGACTCTCGCATCCTCGCCTGCGCGCTGAATCTGGCCGCGGAGGGACAGCGAGTGGTGTTGGTGTCCAAGGACATTCCGCTGCGGGTCAAGGCGGGCGCGGTGGGCCTGCCCGCCGAGGAGTATCACGCTCAGGACGTGGTGATCTCCGGCTGGACCGGAATGGCGGAACTGGAGGTCGCCGCCGATGTGGTGGATCGCCTCTACGCCGATTCCATCGTCGATCTGGACGAGGCGCGGGATCTGCCCTGTCACACCGGCATTCGGCTGCTCGGCACGAACGGCAGCGCGCTGGCCCGGGTGACCGCGGACAAACGGGTGCAGCTGGTGCGCGGTGATCGGGAGGCGTTCGGACTGCACGGACGTTCGGCCGAACAGCGCATCGCGCTGGATCTGCTGCTGGACGAGAGCGTGGGCATCGTCTCGCTGGGCGGTAAGGCGGGTACCGGTAAATCGGCGCTGGCGCTGACCGCGGGCCTGGAAGCGGTGCTGGAGCGCCGTTCTCAGCGCAAGGTCGTGGTCTTCCGGCCGCTGTACGCGGTGGGCGGTCAGGAGCTGGGCTATCTGCCGGGCAGCGAGAGCGAGAAGATGGGCCCGTGGGCCCAGGCGGTCTTCGACACTCTCGACGGGCTGGCGAGTCACGAGGTGATGGAGGAGGTGCTCTCCCGCGGCATGCTGGAGGTGTTGCCGCTCACCCACATTCGCGGCCGGTCGCTGCACGATTCGTTCGTGATCGTGGACGAGGCGCAGTCGCTGGAGCGCAACGTCCTGCTCACGGTGCTGAGCCGGTTGGGCAGCGGTTCCCGGGTGGTGCTGACCCACGATGTCGCCCAGCGCGACAACCTGCGGGTCGGGCGGCACGACGGGGTGGCCGCGGTGATCGAAAAGCTCAAGGGTCATCCGCTTTTCGCGCACGTCACGCTGACCCGCAGCGAACGATCGCCGATCGCCGCACTGGTCACCGAGATGCTCGAGGAATACGGTCCCAACTCCTGA